A DNA window from Calliphora vicina chromosome 1, idCalVici1.1, whole genome shotgun sequence contains the following coding sequences:
- the LOC135953981 gene encoding uncharacterized protein LOC135953981, producing MFNFNLVFVATLIVSLAVVSCKTDAIEVTDVEKNVADTNPAEVAVLTQLKFSEADSGDAIYTYKCTVGTYRSNRLACTAQDSNSWNSLQNVQLKLRCPRSGSGLTLSYVEIIYSVSSASVNCYVNEGAIGLGYIGVTINAWNTLIFNYSAKFYSY from the exons atgtttaatttcaatttagtttttgtGGCAACTTTGATTGTTTCGTTAGCAGTGGTCTCTTGCAAAACTGATGCTATCGAAGTAACTGATGTGGAAAAGAATGTTGCAGACACAAATCCAGCAGAGGTTGCCGTCCTAACACAATTGAAGTTTAGTGAAGCTGACTCTGGTGATGCCATTTATACCTATAAATGTACCGTAGGAACTTATCGTTCTA atCGTTTGGCTTGTACTGCTCAGGATAGTAATTCATGGAACTCTCTACAAAATGTTCAATTAAAATTACGTTGTCCCAGAAGTGGCAGTGGCTTGACATTGTCATATGTTGAGATTATCTATTCCGTTTCATCGGCAAGTGTAAACTGTTATGTTAACGAGGGTGCTATCGGTTTGGGTTACATTGGCGTAACCATTAATGCTTGGAATACTTTGATATTTAATTATTCAGCTAAATTTTATAGCTATTAA